One genomic window of Fusarium fujikuroi IMI 58289 draft genome, chromosome FFUJ_chr01 includes the following:
- a CDS encoding probable histidine biosynthesis trifunctional protein (his-3), translated as METTLPLPFLVSIGSPDGQATNDGLTRQEIALLGAPFYETASKNWGRPSTGTNVHMDATSLSDPDDVVALLDGGVRTVFVASESYSEYTEYGARVIPTTSSLDISTASENGLLVKDFDIASSGVDKFVEEACAKKIKSLYIKPTPKTDIEKFIEISKKANAIPIIPSTGLTTDKNDSSRILLSKIIASFWKSDRPDGLIPTVVTDDAGIALGLAYTSEESILEALKTQTGVYQSRKRGLWVKGLTSGDTQELLRIGLDCDNDTLKFVVNQKGRFCHLQQFGCFGDLNGISALEQTLKSRKESAPEGSYTARLFSDEKLLRAKIMEEAEELCDGKTKENIAFEAADLIYFALTKAVGAGVSLADIEANLDAKSLKVKRRTGNAKGKWAEKEGIKTDAAPVKPSQPEVEKSADGRIAMERVDASKISEADLVEKLKRPSQKSPDAILKIIQPIIEDVRTGGDKAVLSYTHKFERATSLTSPVLKAPFPKELMDISPETIEAIDVSFENIRKFHSAQQEEKSLQVETMPGIVCSRFSRPIERVGLYIPGGTAVLPSTALMLGVPAMVAGCQKIVFASPPRSDGRITPEIVYVAHKVGAESIVLAGGAQAVAALAYGTESVTKVDKILGPGNQFVTAAKMHVSNDTNAGCGIDMPAGPSEVLVVADKDANPAFVASDLLSQAEHGVDSQVILLAVGLSEQELQAIEDEVHKQALALPRVDIVRGSIAHSVTVQVKDIEEAMRISNEYAPEHLILQIKDAEKAVDQVMNAGSVFIGHWTPESVGDYSAGVNHSLPTYGFAKQYSGVNLGSFQKHITSSNLTAEGLKNVGTAVMQLAKVEELEAHRRAVEIRLNYLKQQQ; from the exons ATGGAGACAACTCTACCACTGCCATTCTTGGTGAGCATTGGCAGCCCTGATGGCCAGGCTACCAATGATGGCCTCACTCGTCAAGAGATTGCCCTTCTGGGAGCTCCTTTCTATGAGACAGCTTCTAAGAATTGGGGTCGCCCCAGTACCGGAACCAATGTTCACATGGATGCCACGAGTTTAAGTGACCCAGACGATGTGGTTGCGTTGCTCGATGGCGGGGTTCGAACGGTTTTTGTTGCTTCAGAGTCCTACTCAGAGTATACAGAATATGGCGCAAGAGTCATTCCCACCACTTCTTCCCTTGACATTTCCACAGCTTCCGAAAATGGTCTGTTGGTAAAGGATTTCGACATTGCATCTAGCGGCGTCGACAAATTTGTTGAGGAAGCATgtgccaagaagatcaagagccTTTACATTAAGCCAACTCCCAAGACCGATATCGAAAAGTTCATCGAAATTtccaagaaggccaatgcCATCCCTATCATTCCGTCTACAGGGTTGACGACCGACAAGAACGATTCGAGTCGAATATTGTTATCTAAGATTATTGCATCATTCTGGAAATCCGATCGACCTGACGGCCTGATTCCTACTGTGGTTACCGATGATGCCGGGATCGCGTTGGGTCTCGCCTATACTAGTGAGGAGAGTATTCTGGAGGCTCTTAAAACACAGACCGGAGTTTACCAGAGTCGCAAACGTGGTCTCTGGGTGAAGGGACTTACTTCTGGGGACACTCAGGAACTGTTGCGAATTGGTCTCGACTGTGACAACGACACTCTCAAATTCGTGGTCAATCAGAAGGGCCGTTTCTGCCACCTTCAGCAGTTTGGTTGCTTTGGAGACCTCAACGGCATTTCAGCACTCGAACAGACACTCAAGTCTCGCAAGGAGTCTGCACCCGAAGGTTCTTACACAGCCCGCTTATTCTCCGATGAGAAGCTTCTGCGAGCAAAGATCATGGAGGAGGCAGAGGAGCTCTGCGATGGCAAGACTAAAGAGAACATCGCTTTTGAAGCTGCTGATTTGATCTACTTTGCTTTAACTAAGGCTGTTGGTGCAGGTGTTAGCCTCGCAGACATTGAGGCCAACCTGGACGCCAAGAGCTTGAAGGTCAAGCGAAGAACAGGCAATGCCAAGGGCAAGTGGGCGGAGAAGGAGGGTATCAAGACCGATGCAGCCCCTGTGAAGCCCTCACAGCCAGAAGTTGAGAAGTCAGCTGATGGACGTATTGCTATGGAGCGAGTTGATGCCTCAAAGATCTCCGAAGCCGATCTCGtagagaagctcaagagacCTTCTCAGAAATCCCCTGAcgccatcttgaagatcatACAGCCTATCATCGAGGACGTACGAACTGGTGGCGACAAGGCTGTTCTGTCTTACACCCACAAGTTTGAGAGGGCCACTTCATTGACATCGCCTGTGCTGAAGGCTCCCTTCCCCAAGGAGCTTATGGATATCTCGCCTGAGACTATTGAAGCTATTGACGTCTCTTTTGAGAATATCCGAAAGTTCCACTCTGCACAGCAGGAGGAGAAGTCCCTCCAGGTTGAGACTATGCCTGGCATTGTCTGTAGCCGCTTCTCGAGACCCATCGAGAGAGTCGGTCTTTACATCCCTGGTGGAACTGCTGTTCTTCCCAGCACTGCTCTGATGCTTGGAGTTCCAGCTATGGTGGCTGGTTGCCAGAAAATTGTATTTGCCTCACCTCCCAGATCTGATGGTCGCATTACCCCTGAAATTGTCTACGTTGCTCACAAGGTCGGTGCTGAGAGCATTGTACTGGCTGGTGGTGCTCAAGCTGTTGCCGCTTTGGCTTATGGTACAGAGAGTGTCACCAAGGTTGACAAGATTCTTGGACCTGGTAACCAATTTGTGACTGCGGCCAAGATGCACGTCAGCAACGATACCAATGCTGGCTGCGGTATTGACATGCCAGCTGGACCCTCTGAggttcttgttgttgctgacaaGGATGCCAACCCTGCTTTTGTTGCCTCCGatcttctttctcaagcCGAGCACGGTGTCGATAGTCAGGTCATTCTGCTTGCTGTTGGCCTTAGTGAGCAGGAGCTCCAGGCTATTGAGGACGAAGTTCACAAACAAgcccttgctcttcctcGTGTCGATATCGTCCGAGGATCTATCGCTCACTCCGTCACTGTCCAGGTCAAGGACATCGAAGAGGCCATGCGCATCAGCAACGAGTATGCCCCTGAACACCTCATCCTTCAAATCAAGGATGCCGAGAAAGCTGTTGATCAAGTTATGAACGCTGGCAGTGTGTTTATTGGTCACTGGACCCCTGAGAGTGTTGGCGACTACTCTGCTGGCGTCAACCACTCTTTGC CTACTTATGGTTTCGCCAAGCAGTACTCTGGTGTCAACTTGGGCTCGTTCCAGAAGCATATTACCAGCTCCAACCTTACTGCTGAAGGTCTCAAGAATGTTGGCACCGCCGTCATGCAACTggccaaggtcgaggagcttgaggctcatAGAAGGGCTGTGGAGATCCGACTTAACTACTTGAAGCAACAGCAGTAG
- a CDS encoding probable mitochondrial processing peptidase beta chain precursor — MASRRLALNLSRGLRNRAGLSAAAPFTRGFATPSPVGKTQTSTLKNGLTVATEHSPFAQTSTVGVWIDAGSRAETDETNGTAHFLEHLAFKGTAKRTQQQLELEIENMGGHLNAYTSRENTVYFAKAFNSDVPQCVDILSDILQNSKLEESAIERERDVILRESEEVEKQVEEVVFDHLHATAFQHQPLGRTILGPRQNIRDITRKELTDYIKNNYTADRMVLVGAGGIPHEQLVELAEKHFSGLPSSAPQTSAYLASKQKADFMGSDVRVRDDGMPTANIALAVEGVSWNSEDYFTALVAQAIVGNYDKAVGQAPHQGSKLSGWVHKHDLANSFMSFSTSYNDTGLWGIYLVSDKPDRVDDLVHFAIREWMRLCTNVSAAETERAKAQLKASILLSLDGTTAVAEDIGRQLVTTGRRMAPNEIERKIDAITEKDIMDFANRKLWDRDIAVSAVGTIEGLFDYQRLRNTMKPKF, encoded by the exons ATGGCGTCCCGGAGACTGGCTTTGAACCTCTCGCGAGGTCTGCGAAACCGTGCTGGTCTTTCGGCCGCCGCCCCTTTCACACGAGGCTTTGCCACTCCATCTCCCGTCGGCAAGACTCAGACTTCGACTCTTAAGAATGGATTGACT GTCGCCACCGAGCACTCGCCCTTTGCGCAAACGTCGACCGTCGGTGTCTGGATCGATGCCGGCTCCCGGGCTGAGACTGACGAGACCAACGGTACCGCCCACTTCCTTGAGCATCTCGCTTTCAAG GGTACCGCCAAGCGAACTCAGCAGCAATTGGAGTTGGAGATTGAGAACATGGGTGGTCACCTGAACGCCTACACTTCG CGCGAGAACACCGTTTACTTCGCCAAGGCTTTCAACTCTGATGTTCCCCAGTGTGTCGACATCCTCTCCGATATTCTCCAGAACTCCAAGCTCGAGGAGTCCGCCATCGAGCGTGAGCGCGACGTTATTCTCCGAGAGTccgaggaggtcgagaagcaggtcgaggaggttgtTTTCGATCACCTCCATGCTACCGCTTTCCAGCACCAGCCCCTTGGCCGCACCATCCTTGGCCCTCGACAGAACATCCGCGACATCACCCGAAAAGAGCTCACCGactacatcaagaacaactacACTGCTGACCGTATGGTTCTCGTTGGTGCCGGTGGCATCCCTCACGAGCAGCTCGTCGAGCTCGCTGAGAAGCACTTCTCCGGTCTTCCCTCAAGTGCTCCCCAAACCAGCGCCTACCTTGCTTCCAAGCAGAAGGCTGACTTCATGGGTTCTGACGTCCGTGTCCGAGATGATGGCATGCCTACTGCTAACATCGCTCTCGCTGTTGAGGGTGTCAGCTGGAACTCCGAGGACTACTTCACTGCTCTTGTTGCTCAGGCTATTGTTGGCAACTACGACAAGGCTGTTGGCCAGGCTCCCCACCAGGGCAGCAAGCTCAGCGGCTGGGTCCACAAGCACGACCTGGCTAACAGCTTCATGAGCTTCTCCACTAGCTACAACGATACTGG TCTTTGGGGTATCTACCTTGTTTCCGACAAGCCTGACCGAGTTGACGACCTCGTCCACTTCGCTATCCGTGAGTGGATGCGCCTCTGCACCAACGTCAGCGCCGCCGAGACCGAGCGTGCCAAGGCTCAGCTCAAGGCCTCCATCCTCCTGTCCCTCGACGGCACCACAGCCGTTGCTGAGGACATTGGCCGACAGCTTGTCACCACTGGCCGCCGCATGGCCCCTAACGAGATTGAGCGAAAGATTGATGCTATCACCGAGAAGGATATCATGGACTTTGCCAACCGAAAACTTTGGGACCGGGATATTGCTGTTAGCGCTGTGGGAACTATTGAGGGTCTCTTCGACTACCAGAGACTTCGCAACACCATGAAGCCTAAGTTTTAA
- a CDS encoding related to seed imbibition protein Sip1 gives MPSDNYNFGDVFQAIYIAKQKPSPRPVSEYMKVVLQSFPPLGKVTPIQGTSATLTAVLEIPKDRTNEPWEVSVWHSVDGSDWKDLEVASLTETGVPQTLQVLDDSMSRFYFTSSFSFTASVQFTLKFRHSPDADWRWVRDEQGVNDGLIVNASNRVSSSDLSDSIPDLNSQDWSVKPRLSQSPRTSLWSLEAVIPAANGDESSYRDITIGTPWGAFVRWFSLVRLWAPWLAPRHGHSQFNLDKDAILCCFFSPQGQNLVFLAVGGVSHVLPVFRSEPNGKLQVHIRNDSLSEEKAVILVSVGDDFDCTIASVMYHARDMVAGTKKASDEWSQELSTLKNDFKPEWLEYWFDGLGFCTWNALGQRLTDQKIFDALNKLSEHNIQVSSLIIDDNWQSIDYRGPSQFQYGWNDFEAEPKAFPKGLKSTISHIRQNHPHIQHIAVWHALLGYWGGIAPDGKLAKTYKTIEVTREDADRRNLPLGGKMMVIAQEDVNRFYDDFYRFLSDAGIDAVKTDAQFMIDMWIEASPRRDLINRYLDAWTLSILRHFSGKAISCMSQFPEALFHSQMPTNRPTILVRNSDDFFPEIPASHPWHVWTNAHNAIFMQHLNVLPDWDMFQTVHEYSGFHAAARCVSGGPIYITDVPGEHDMDLIEQMSGRTPRGKTVVFRPSSLGKAVDPYIGYDDDLLLKIGSYHGASHTGSPIMAIFNISSRPLTELVSLSAFPGVVHGLEYVVRAHTTGKVSHPTKIESPESLFTISLPIRGYEILSAFPLTRLSSKKRGNVGISNLGLLSKMAGAAAILMSDVQERENGRVLIDTRVKAFGILGLYVSTLPSLTIEGDFLITVQEKVIPVHTVAISKVDTRVLEIDIGKAWKELGLETRWGNDVEVKVYFSL, from the exons ATGCCTTCTGACAATTACAACTTTGGCGATGTCTTCCAGGCAATTTACATCGCCAAGCAGAAACCTTCGCCACGGCCTGTTTCTGAATACATGAAGGTTGTTTTGCAAAGCTTCCCGCCTCTCGGGAAAGTGACACCTATCCAGGGTACATCGGCCACTTTAACGGCCGTCCTTGAGATACCCAAGGACCGTACCAACGAGCCATGGGAAGTCTCAGTATGGCACTCAGTAGACGGCTCAGATTGGAAGGACCTGGAGGTAGCCTCACTCACAGAGACTGGGGTTCCTCAGACTCTCCAAGTACTGGATGATTCCATGTCACGATTCTATTTCACGTCTTCCTTCTCATTTACAGCATCTGTGCAGTTCACTCTCAAGTTTCGGCATAGTCCTGATGCAGACTGGAGATGGGTTCGCGATGAACAGGGTGTCAATGATGGTTTGATCGTCAATGCTTCTAACAGGGTTTCTTCTAGTGACCTCTCTGATTCAATCCCCGATCTTAACTCTCAAGACTGGAGTGTCAAGCCACGTTTGAGTCAATCACCTAGAACTTCACTCTGGTCACTCGAAGCAGTCATTCCAGCTGCAAATGGTGATGAATCTTCGTACAGAGACATCACTATCGGTACTCCCTGGGGCGCTTTTGTTAG ATGGTTTTCTCTTGTAAGACTATGGGCACCGTGGCTTGCACCTCGCCATGGGCACTCTCAGTTTAACCTCGATAAAGATGCCATTCTATGTTGCTTCTTCAGTCCGCAAGGTCAAAACCTAGTGTTCCTTGCCGTCGGCGGTGTCAGTCATGTCTTGCCAGTATTTCGCAGTGAGCCCAATGGAAAGCTCCAGGTTCAT ATCCGAAATGACAGTCTCTCCGAAGAAAAGGCCGTTATTCTTGTTTCGGTTGGAGACGATTTCGACTGCACCATTGCATCTGTGATGTATCATGCTCGAGATATGGTTGCGGGTACGAAGAAGGCCAGTGATGAGTGGTCACAGGAGTTATCCACATTGAAGAATGACTTCAAACCGGAGTGGCTAGAATACTGGTTTGATGGACTGGGTTTCT GTACGTGGAACGCTCTGGGCCAACGACTAACAGACCAGAAAATATTCGACGCTCTCAATAAGCTTTCTGAGCATAACATCCAAGTATCTAGTCTCATCATTGATGACAACTGGCAGTCGATCGATTACCGTGGCCCCAGCCAGTTTCAATATGGCTGGAACGATTTTGAAGCGGAGCCCAAGGCATTTCCCAAAGGCTTAAAATCTACCATATCTCATATTCGACAGAATCATCCACATATCCAACACATTGCCGTTTGGCATGCCCTCCTAGGCTACTGGGGTGGCATTGCTCCTGACGGCAAGCTTGCCAAGACATACAAGACTATCGAAGTGACACGGGAAGATGCTGACCGCCGAAACCTTCCGTTGGGTGggaagatgatggtgatcGCACAAGAAGATGTGAATCGATTCTATGATGACTTTTATCGATTCCTTTCAGATGCCGGTATAGATGCTGTTAAGACGGACGCGCAGTTCATGATCGATATGTGGATTGAAGCCTCCCCTCGCCGAGATCTGATCAATAGGTACCTCGATGCATGGACCCTCTCGATACTTCGTCACTTCAGTGGGAAGGCGATATCATGTATGTCGCAGTTCCCGGAGGCACTCTTCCACTCGCAAATGCCAACCAATCGGCCTACCATTCTTGTGCGAAACTCTGACGACTTCTTCCCTGAGATTCCTGCTTCACATCCCTGGCACGTGTGGACAAATGCGCACAATGCCATTTTCATGCAGCATCTAAATGTTCTTCCGGACTGGGACATGTTCCAGACTGTCCATGAGTATTCTGGATTTCATGCTGCTGCCAGATGTGTGAGCGGAGGTCCAATTTATATCACTGATGTTCCCGGTGAACATGACATGGATCTCATTGAGCAAATGAGTGGTCGCACTCCACGGGGTAAGACTGTGGTATTCCGGCCAAGCTCTTTAGGAAAGGCCGTTGACCCTTATATTGGATATGACGATGATTTACTCCTCAAGATTGGAAGCTATCATG GAGCCTCACATACCGGAAGCCCTATTATGGCCATTTTCAATATCTCATCTCGGCCATTGACTGAATTGGTATCCCTTTCGGCTTTCCCTGGTGTGGTTCACGGTCTTGAATACGTGGTTCGTGCTCATACCACGGGTAAGGTTTCTCATCCTACCAAGATCGAGAGCCCAGAGTCACTATTTACTATCTCATTACCTATCAGAGGGTATGAGATTCTCTCCGCCTTTCCTCTAACTCGCCTATCCAGCAAGAAACGTGGTAATGTCGGGATCTCGAATTTGGGCCTGCTGAGCAAGATGGCTGGCGCAGCAGCAATCCTCATGAGCGATGTTCAAGAGCGAGAGAATGGCCGTGTTTTGATTGATACGCGAGTTAAAGCATTTGGCATCCTAG GGCTCTATGTCTCTACACTCCCTTCTTTAACGATTGAAGGTGATTTCCTGATCACGGTTCAAGAAAAAGTGATACCCGTGCATACTGTGGCCATTTCTAAGGTTGATACTCGCGTACTTGAGATCGACATTGGAAAAGCCTGGAAGGAATTGGGTCTTGAAACTCGATGGGGAAATGATGTTGAGGTCAAGGTCTACTTCAGCTTATGA
- a CDS encoding related to TFIID and SAGA subunit, whose protein sequence is MSSSQPQTNGVPASSAGTSQPLPSTQTTAASSSQPAAAASQNAPPPAQSTTAPRPRDSRLIELLLTSQGVTAYEPRVPLLLLDFAYRHTSSVLSDALHLSGDPYVTQAGSKPSANAGAISAPAGDAAVTANAVKLAIAARLSYQFRGGNAGGGISKDYMQELARERNKVALPKIVPSEWGVRLPSERFVLSGTSWGLKDVWDEEDDEEEDQGGDAMEGIEGPEPEDIGGDGVEGGTVEDMFGEDVDEEMAEEG, encoded by the coding sequence ATGTCATCAAGTCAACCACAAACGAACGGGGTTCCCGCCTCATCAGCAGGCACTTCGCAACCATTACCAAGCACACAGACCACGGCGGCCTCTTCTAGCCAACCCGCTGCTGCGGCCTCACAGAACGCACCTCCTCCAGCGCAATCAACAACCGCCCCTCGACCGCGCGACTCAAGGCTTATCGAACTACTGCTCACATCGCAAGGCGTCACAGCTTACGAGCCACGCGTtcccctcctccttctcgacTTCGCCTACCGTCACACCTCATCTGTTCTCAGCGATGCGCTACACCTTTCCGGCGACCCATATGTCACACAGGCCGGCTCTAAGCCATCAGCAAACGCTGGAGCAATCTCAGCACCTGCAGGCGACGCTGCAGTCACAGCCAATGCCGTTAAGCTCGCCATTGCTGCGCGACTCAGCTACCAGTTCCGCGGAGGAAACGCAGGCGGGGGAATTAGCAAGGACTACATGCAAGAACTTGCGCGCGAACGCAACAAGGTGGCACTGCCTAAAATTGTGCCCAGCGAATGGGGTGTGCGACTACCAAGCGAACGGTTCGTACTGAGTGGCACAAGCTGGGGACTGAAGGATGTatgggatgaagaagacgacgaggaagaggatcaaGGGGGTGATGCTATGGAAGGTATTGAGGGTCCCGAGCCTGAAGATATTGGCGGAGATGGGGTTGAGGGTGGGACAGTGGAGGATATGTTTGGTGAAGATGTCGACGAGGAGATGGCAGAGGAGGGCTAG
- a CDS encoding related to SMP2 protein, producing MQYVRGLSESVSTAWNSINPATLSGAIDVIVVEHEDGTLVCSPFHVRFGKFSLLRPSDKKVEFKVNGVKQSYSMKLGEGGEAFFVFETTDRIPQSLQTSPLVSPASSPASSPPLNPEQSESGLQEPEAFELDASESKLRRPLPSVLYKKDDGNGLITPLSTSPELSSVRPASGDWSSRVPRPHSDDILRASARSRGLDGNSSADDDEHVASERSSSPPPLAPGEALERARALSKGLSAASIPTKVTDSGDLMLDMNGFKGNEEDILRAEILARQILSEELDGNYDIGALIGFDEQGNLWIYSSEEAKQAAMNKTIEASLQSHRRATAADAISDPGYQSDSSDATASPIPLHRRAESDAGPMDLQTPPRTPPSSPGHAGDPNRNYAKTLRLTSQQLKDLKLQPGANSMAFTVNRATCKANMYLWRHETPVVISDIDGTITKSDALGHVLNMIGRDWTHSGVAKLYSDISANGYNIMYLTSRSVGQSDTTRAYLAGIVQDGYRMPPGPTILSPDRTMAALRREVYLRKPHIFKMATLRDIRNLYGPDRHPFYAGYGNRLTDQISYRTVDVPRNRIFTINSNSEVSLDLLTLNKLKMSYVNINEVVDHYFPPVSTLVKGGGEEYTDFTYWRDDPLAMADFSASESDDDDEEDGPGGPTSEYGDDEEEYDDEDGEIDEDVDEIGEGLADSYISRASMDEFAEAASVLGGSVDEERLKASMTRDLKEAYDEEDEEEEEIYEDGEEGHQDEHKGEGAPDAAPIGQKRQGQLKEDVLAQHITGVGHLTIEK from the exons ATGCAATACGTGCGCGGCCTCAGCGAGTCCGTCTCGACAGCCTGGAATTCAATCAACCCTGCGACTCTCAGTGGTGCTATTGATGTCATTGTCGTCGAACACGAAGATGGCACTCTGGTCTGCTCACCGTTCCATGTTCGGTTCGGAAAGTTCTCTCTCCTAAGGCCGTCGGACAAAAAGGTCGAATTCAAGGTCAATGGCGTCAAACAAAGCTATTCCATGAAACTTGGCGAAGGCGGCGAggccttcttcgtcttcgagacTACAGACAGGATCCCACAGTCGCTGCAGACATCGCCGCTCGTTTCTCCCGCTTCCAGTCCTGCGAGCAGTCCACCACTCAACCCAGAACAGTCAGAATCTGGTTTACAGGAGCCAGAAGCGTTCGAGCTTGACGCTTCAGAGTCCAAGCTGCGACGACCGCTCCCGTCCGTGCTCTATAAGAAAGACGACGGCAATG GCTTAATCACACCACTTTCGACTTCTCCAGAGCTATCCAGCGTCCGCCCAGCATCCGGCGACTGGTCGTCAAGGGTACCCCGCCCGCATAGTGACGATATTCTCCGTGCCAGTGCTAGAAGCCGAGGTCTAGACGGAAACAGTTCcgctgatgacgatgagcatGTTGCTTCTGAACGGTCCTCTAGTCCTCCGCCTCTGGCACCGGGCGAGGCTCTCGAACGTGCCAGGGCCTTGTCTAAGGGACTCTCTGCCGCAAGCATACCCACAAAGGTCACAGATAGCGGTGATCTGATGCTGGACATGAATGGGTTTAAGGGAAACGAGGAGGACATTCTTCGGGCTGAGATTTTGGCTCGCCAGATTCTTTCCGAAGAGTTGGATGGAAACTACGACATCGGCGCACTCATTGGCTTCGACGAGCAGGGAAACTTATGGATTTACAGCAGCGAAGAGGCCAAGCAGGCTGCTATGAACAAGACTATCGAGGCGTCTTTGCAGTCTCACCGCAGGGCTACTGCAGCCGATGCTATTTCTGATCCCGGTTATCAGAGTGACAGCAGCGATGCAACTGCTTCTCCCATTCCATTGCATCGAAGAGCCGAGTCCGACGCTGGCCCTATGGATTTGCAAACTCCTCCCCGCACCCCGCCGAGCTCACCGGGCCACGCAGGAGATCCCAACAGGAATTACGCCAAGACCTTGCGATTGACTAGTCAGCAGCTCAAGGATCTGAAGCTTCAGCCAGGCGCGAACTCGATGGCTTTCACTGTCAACCGAGCTACCTGCAAAGCAAACATGTACCTCTGGAGGCATGAGACGCCTGTTGTCATCTCAGACATTGATGGTACTATTACCAAGTCGGATGCCCTCGGCCACGTGTTGAACATGATTGGCCGTGACTGGACTCACTCAGGTGTAGCCAAATTGTACAGCGATATTTCCGCCAATGGTTATAATATCATGTACCTTACCAGTCGATCCGTTGGACAATCGGACACGACAAGAGCCTACCTAGCGGGTATCGTTCAGGATGGCTACAGGATGCCGCCCGGTCCTACAATCCTGTCGCCTGATAGAACCATGGCTGCACTGAGGCGAGAGGTCTACCTTCGCAAACCCCatatcttcaagatggcaaCTCTTCGAGACATTCGAAACTTATACGGCCCAGATCGTCATCCCTTTTATGCCGGCTACGGAAATCGTTTGACCGATCAAATCTCTTACCGGACCGTCGATGTCCCTCGGAACCGCATTTTCACCATCAATTCCAACTCTGAAGTGTCCCTTGATCTGCTGAcactcaacaagctcaaaatGAGCTACGTGAATATCAACGAAGTCGTCGACCATTACTTCCCCCCCGTGAGCACACTGGTAAAAGGTGGCGGCGAGGAGTACACGGATTTCACGTATTGGAGAGACGATCCTCTTGCCATGGCTGACTTTTCAGCAAGCGagagtgacgatgacgatgaggaggacggCCCAGGAGGACCTACCAGCGAgtatggtgatgatgaagaggaatatgacgacgaggatggcgaAATAGATGAAGATGTGGACGAGATCGGCGAGGGACTTGCCGATAGCTACATCTCTCGAGCATCCATGGATGAGTTTGCCGAAGCCGCAAGTGTTTTGGGCGGTAGCGTCGACGAAGAGCGTCTCAAGGCGTCTATGACACGCGACTTGAAAGAGGCTTacgacgaggaggatgaagaagaagaagagatttacgaagatggcgaggaggGCCATCAAGACGAACACAAGGGTGAAGGAGCCCCTGACGCTGCTCCCATTGGACAAAAGCGTCAAGGTCAGCTCAAGGAGGACGTTCTCGCCCAACACATAACAGGGGTTGGTCATCTCACCATTGAGAaatga